The window CTGAGCCTGCCATGATCGTCGATCCCAAGCCGACCGCCAACCTGGCCACCAGCATCCAGCTGGTCGACTGGGCCGGCAAGAATTACCTGGTGGTGGACGACTTCATCGGGATCCGCCAGTTGCTGCGCGAAAGCTTGCGCAACCTGGGCGCCAAGAATATCGACCAGGCATCGAGCGGCGGCGAAGCTATCGCCATGCTGGCGCGCATCCGCTACGACGTGGTGCTGTGCGATTACAACCTGGGCGAGGGCAAGAACGGCCAGCAAGTGCTGGAAGAGGCGCGCGTACGCAATTTGCTGCTGCCGAGCAGCGTCTGGCTGATGGTGTCGGCCGAGAAGGGCATCGAATCGGTCATGGGCGCGGCCGAGCATCAGCCCGACGCCTACCTGATCAAGCCGATCACCGAGGGCGTGCTGCTGACCCGCCTGAACCGCGTGTGGCAGAAGAAACAAGTGTTCAAGCAGATCGACCAGGCTTTTGCCGAAAAGGATTACCTGCGCGCGGCCAAGATGTGCGACAGCCAGATCGTGGCCAGCAAGGTGCATGAAATGGAATTGCTGCGCATGAAGGCGCGCCTGATGCTCAAGAGCGGCGAGCCGGAAAAGGCGCGCGAAACCTACGAGCGCGTGCTGCAGGAGCGCGATTATCAATGGGCCAAGGCGGGCCTGGCCAAGATCCGCATGGCCAACGGCGAATACGAGCAGGCGCGCCAGATGTTCCAGGGCGTGATCGCCGAAAACCGCTACTACATCGACGCTTACGATCAGTTGGCGCTCACTTACCAGGGCATGGGGCAGCACGAGGAAGCCTGCGCCGTGCTCGAGCGCGCGGCCAAGCTGTCGCCCAATTCGGTGATGCGGCAGCGTTCGCTGGGGCAGGTGTCGCTCAAGCTCGGCAATGTGGCGATGGCTGAAAAAGCATTCCGCAAGTGCATTTCAATCGGCGAATATTCGGTCATGAAAACGGTCGACGCTTATCTGGGCCTGGCGCGGGTCTGCGGACTCAAGCACGACACCAAGGAAGCGATGCAATTGCTGGTGCTGGCCCAGCGCGAGTTTCCCGGCGAACAAATCCAACTCCGCAGCAAGATTACCGAGGGCATGGTCTACCACGAGAGCGGCGACTTCCAGCGCGCGCGCAAGGCCGGCGACGAGCTCGACGAGATGCTCATCGGCAGTTCCGAGCGTCCCGATACGCCCACTTGCCTGGAACTGGCGACCTTGCTGTTTTTCGTCGGGCACCGCGAGTCGCCTGTCGAGCTGCTGTGCTATGTGATCAAGAACAATCACGACAACCTGCAATTGCTCGACGACGTACAGAAAATCTTTGACCACGTCCATATGGGCGACGAGGGGCTGGCGCTGATCCGCTCGTCGAGGAAGGAAGCGAGCGACCTGATGAATCAGGGCGTGTCGTTATGGAAAACCGGCAAGCTGCCCGAGGCCGTGGCCTGGATGCGCAGCGCGCGCATGAGCTTGCCCAACAACCTGCGCATCCTGTTCAACTCGGCGCAGATCCTGATTTCGCACATGCAGCAGCTCGGCTATGACCCCGCCCTGGCGGCCGAAGCGACCGAGGTGTTGCTGCACGTGGACAAAATCCTGCCCGGGCAACAGCGCTTCGCCCAGCTCATGGAACAGCTCGCCGCACTGGCGCCGGGAGCGGGCGCTGAGGCCGATGGCGTTGACCCAGGCTGAGCCGTTTGCACGTTTGCGCTTGTCCCCACGCTTGCTGGTGATAAACTGATCACTGCGCGGAAGTTTCCGCATACAACAAGAAAGGGACGTACATGCGCGACATCGCAAATGAAGTCTATGAAAAAATGCGTGTAGGCAGCAGTGCATGGATACGGCCAGTGGCCGCCAAGGGCGATACCGTGCCCTCGTTCCAGGCTGTGCATGAGCAAGTCAAACAGATGGCGGAAGATGGTTTGATTACCATCTCGACCATCAAACGCCAGGAAGACGGCCTGATCGACGCGATCCGGATTCAGCGTCTGGCGTAGGCAACTGCTGTAACTGGGCAGCCGCTGCCGCCCCTTCGGGCGGCGTGCCCTGTCAGGCGCCGGTTTTCGGCTTGGCGCGCCGGGTTGCGGCCTTGGCCTCACTCTCCGGCTCGCCCTGGCTCGCGTTGGCCGCGTCCGCTGCCGACGGCCGCGCCGCGGACGGCGCCGCGTTCCCGGCAGCGTCTCCCGCCTTCTCCGTGCCCGCCTCGGGCGTCATTGCAGTGGTCACCGCCTGATTAAATTGTTCCTGGAGCATGTTCCACCACGCTACGGGATTGCTCATCGCGTTCGCCGGTGGCGCGTCTTTCTGCTCTTTGGCTGGCTCGGGCGCAGGCGCCTTGGCGGGGGCCGGCTGGGTGAAAAATGCCGACGCGAACGGCGCCGCCGCCAGCACCGATTTCTCATCCGCACCAGGTTGCTTGACGGCAGCCGCCAAGGTCGCGCCCATCGATTTCAGGGTGGCGATCGTACCGCGCTGCACTTCCATGGTTTGGATGGTGCCGCGCAGCATGGACACATTGATGTTGAGCCAGGCTTCGACGGCTTTCAGGTCGGCGATTTTCTTGTCCAGCTCGTCGAGCGAGACAGGCGGCATGGCCATATTGGGGAAAGACATCCCCGGCACGGCCATGCTACCCCACAAATTCTTGACGAAGTCCAGCGTGTCGGTCACGGCGCCGACACCGGGGATGTTGGGCATGGGTGGTTTCAGCATGGAAGTCTCCGTAAAGTAGAAGCTTGAGCGTAGCAGATAATTAACATCCCATCAAAGTATGTTGTGCGAGCAGCAAAGCGCGCACTGCTTGGTATCAGCGGGAAAAGCGCCAGACACGTTAAACTGTGGCCATGACGATCGCATCCTTTCTCTCCCGACGACGCCGCGCGCTGGCGATCGGCACGGCGACAGTGCTGCTGCATTATCTGGCGATCAGTTTTGTCGGTGCGCGTATCGGTCCGGCGCCGGCCACTGCGCCGGACCCGGAACCGGTCACCATCGTCGCCCAGTTGCACGCGCCGGCGCCGGTGGCAGCGCCCTTGCCGCCACCGAAGCCGACACCGAAGCCAGCTGCCGCGCGGCCGCGTGCGCCGGCCAGGAGCACGCCCGTACCGGCCGCGCCCGTCGCCGAGGTGAACAGCGAGGCCGAGGCTGGCGGCGCGGGCGATGCCGCCGATGCGGCGCCGGCGCCCGTTCAAGCGAGCGTTGCCGAGGTGGCGCCCGCCGTGGAATTGGCGCCCGAGCCGCCGCCCGTGGCAGAAGCGGCACCGGCGGAACCGGTCAAGCCGGCGCTCAAGGTCAGCCTGCCGCCATCGGCCGAGCTGAACTTCGACGTGGCGCGCACCGACCGCGACGGCGGCACCTGGTCCGGCCTGTCGACCATATCGTGGAAGCAAGCGGGCGGCGCCTACAAGCTGTCCATGGAAGCGAGCGTGAGCGTGCTGGTCGCGCGCGTGAACCTGGTGCTGCTCACCAGCGAAGGCACGGTCGGCGCGGACGGCATCGTGCCGCGCACCGCCACCGAAAAGCGGCGCGGCAAGACCCAGACGGCCACCCATTTCGGCGGGGCGGACGGCAAGATTACCTTTTCCGCCTCCGAGCGCAGCTATCCGATGGTGGCCGGGGCCCAGGACAAGGCCAGCTTCCTGCTGCAGCTGGCCGCCATCGGACGGGCCGACAGCGCCCAGCTGGCCAGCGGCGTCGAGCTGTTCGTGGGCGAGGAAAAGGATGCCAACCCGTTCGGCTTCGTGCTGGTCGGGAAGGAAGAAATCGATACCCGGATGGGGCGGATGGCGACCTGGCACGTCGCGCGGCCGCCGCGCCCGGGGGCCTATAACTCACGACTGGACATCTGGCTGGCACCGGCACACAACTGGTATCCGGTGCAGATCCGCAATACCGAGTCGAACGGCTCGGTCACGACCCAGACCATCCGCAAGATTCTCATCACCGATTCAGGAAACTAAACTATGCGACCTACACTATTGACACATCTGTTGGGCGGCGCCGTACTGGCCGGTACCTTCTCCGGCGCCAGCGTATTTGCGGGCGAACATGAGGCGCAGCTGCGTCCGGTCAACATGCCGCCATCGGCCGACCTGCACTACACGCTCAAGGCGCGCCAGAAAGGGCTGAGCCTGAGCGGCGAAGCCCAGGTGGCCTGGCGCGCGGGCGAGGGCAAGTACAGCCTCGTCACTGAAACGAAAGCCCAGATGCTCGGCAAGATCCTCGACAGCCGCAGCGAAGGCAAGATCGATAACTACGGCATCGCGCCGGATCAGTTCGTGGAGAAGCGCTACCGCAAGGAAGCCACCACGGCCACCTTCGACCGCGCCGCCAAGATCCTCAGTTTTAGCGCGGGCAAGGAAACCTATCCCTTGCTCGGCGGCGAGCAGGACCGCAGCAGCGCGCAGTGGCAACTGGCGGCGCTGGCGCGCGCCCAGCCGGACAAATTCACGCCGGGTTCGGAATGGCGCCTGTTCGTGGCCGGGCGCAAGGATGCGCAGCCGTGGTCGTTCAAGGTGGTCAAGCGCGAAAAGATCGCGACCGGGCTGGGCGAAGTCGAGGCGGTGCACCTGATCAAGGCGCCGCCGCCGGGTGCCAAGGACCAGGCCATCGACCTGTGGCTGGCGCCGGCGCACGACTGGTATCCGGTGCAATTGCGCTACAGCGATGAAGAAGGCGAGTTCATCGAGCAGACGGTCGACAAGATCAGCAAGAAATAAGCGTTGCTCCCGGGCGCTGCCGGCCCGGGTTTATTGCTGCCGTTGTTTGATCTGTGCATACGGATTGCCCACCGTTTCGCCGAACTCGGCAATCGCGCGCCGGATGCCGGCGGCGATGATCGTCTCCAGGCTTTCCGGGTCGACCGAGGCGGCGTACGACAGGGCGTCGGCCAGCCCCAGGGTACGGATGATGGTCAGCATCAAGGCGGTCGAATCGAGGTCGCGCCGGTCCCACACGCCGATCACAAACGCGCTCAGGCGCTTCCTGGCCGCATGCGGCAGGATTTCATAGGTTTGCCATTGCCTGTCGGCCAATTGCGACAGTGCTTGCATCATCATCAACTTTTCCGCCGGGTCCGGCACCCCGTGCCGGAACGAGCGCAGCAGGGAGGCGAGTTCCTTCTCCACCTGCGGAGACGGCAAATAATCGGGCAAGGCAGTAATCCTTTGCAACTCTTCTTGATCCACGCATCTCTCCTCTTAATGATGTGATATTACTTTAGTTTCAATAGTTCTTGCAATTATGAAACAAGATTGCAAACAGGGTGGGTACGTTTGGTCGGATTGCCTTGGCTTAACTGATATACTGACGCCCCCAACGGCAAGACCTTTTGCCGAGAGCAAGAAACTGGTACCGGAACACGATGATGGAAACAACGGCAGGCGTGGCTGCAGAACCACTGACTTTAGGGCAAGACGACCACGATTCCTTGCAGGCGCATTTTCACGCCGGCATTTCGGCTGACGAGATCGAGCAAGTCTTTCATTTGAAGCGGGCGCAACCGACCCTGCAAGCGTTCACCGCGCTGTTCCATGGCGGCGCCGACGGCGTGCTGATCCGCCTGCTGGTGCTGCGCGAACTGGCGGCCGATACCAGCACCACCGCGTTTTCGCGCGCCGACATCAACCAGAAGCTGTCCTACCTGATTCCCGAAAGCCTGGAAACGGTGCTCACCCGCCTGCGTTCGCACAGCCTGCTGGCCTGGGATGCCCAGGCCGCCGTCTACCGCGTCACGCCGATGGCGCGCAACGTGCTCTCGTCGCTCGACACCCTGCTCTCGATGGGCCAGGCCGACGACGACGCCGAGATGGGTTTCCTGCTCTCGCAGGTGGCCGGCGCCCAGGCCGTGGGCGGGGTCACCGTCGAACAGCTCAAGCACCTGCTGGGACGCCTGGTCGAACTGACCGAGGAATTTCGCGATGCGATCGCCTCCGGTTCCGAGTTCCGCCTGCGTACCTCGCAAGCGAAGTGGCACATGGCTTGCGACTGGGTCGAGAAGGGTTCCGAAATCCTGCGCGCGATCACCAGCGACGAACGGGCCGACTCGGCCACCCACAAGGCCGCGCAAGCCATCGGACGCGCCCAGAGCGCGCTGCTGAACATGCAGGGCATGTTCTCGCGCGCGCTGAACCAGATCGAGCGCCAGCGCGTGCACCTCGGCCAGTCCGGCCTGTCGACCACGGACGTCAAGCGCTGGCTGCTGGCGCACGACGATTTATCGAGCCTGGCGCAGGGCGCGATCGACCGCCCGGTCATGCCGCTGTTCGTCACCCCGGCCGAAATGATCGACGTGGCCGAAACCGAACTGCTGGCCGAGCGCAGCGCCAGCACGGGCCCGAGCGGCCTGCCGCAGGGCGAGGATGCCCCGCTGACGATCAACGACGGCCCGGCCATCCAGGCCGAACTCGATGACTGGCTGGCGCGCCTGGCCGACTTTGCCAACCTCGGCAACTTCCCCAGCTTCTCGGAGCACGGCCCGAAAACGGTACCGATCCAGGATTCGCTGCTGCCGGCCAGCTTTGCGGTGGCGTCGTACCGCGCCTCGATGCTGCCGCTGCTGGGCGACGCCGCCGAGGCCAGCCTGCAGGGCGCCACGGCGCAACTGGCGCGCCTGCCGATCACCTTCACGCCCACCGACGAAATGGTGCAGCTGAACGACCCGCACGTCTTTGCGATGTCGATCGCCACCCTCTCACTTGATCTGGAAAGCGGCCCGGCCGATGATAAATGACGACTCCCAAATCCTGATTGCGCGCCTGCTGACGCACCAGACCCTGCGCCGTGACGACAAACTGGTCAAGCGCGTGCTGTCCGATGAACTGTTCCGCGCCGAAGTCGACAAGCGCCTGCTCGAATCGGGCTTGAAGCTGCTCGATAACGTCTACGCCGACCACGTCACGCTGGCGCTGCACCGCGCCGTGGAGCCGAAGATTTTCGGCGCCAAGGATATCTGGCAAAACAATAACTTCGGCCTCACGCGCGACGGCGTGGCGCTGCTGGTGGTGCTGTGGGCGCAGATCATCCTGCCCAAGCGCGAGCGCCAGGAAACCCACCAGAACGCCGACGACGACCAGAACGACCTGTTCGACAAGGACAAGCCGATGCCGCGCGCGGAAGATACCTCGATCGGCATCTCGTACACCGCGCTGCTGTCGGACTTCGGCGACAAGCTCGGTAAAAAGACGCGCATGGACATGAACCTGGGCGCGCTCTCGCGCATGGGCTTCATCGAACGGCGCGGCGACGTGATCCTCGAAGGCCCCCTGCTCGACCTGCTGATGGATACCGACGTGCTCAAGGAACGCATCATCAACGGCGCCCTGGCCGACGTCTTCAAGCGCGCGCCGGTAGCGGTGGTGGTGCCCAAGCCGGCCGCCAGCGAAGCGGCCAACGAAGCCGCCAACGACGCCACCGCCATGCGCGACGCCAGCGCCATCCGCGAAGCCGAGGCGGACGCCCTTGCGCTGGCCGCCATCGAGCCCGATCCTGGCGCCGCCGAAGCTGACGCCGACGCCGATACCCCAACCTGAGGCTAGCCCATGTTCCACATTAAATCGCTCGAACTGGTCCACTGGGATTACTGGCAACGGATCAAGAACATCCCGCTCGACGCCAAGATCATCACGATCGCCGGCCAGAACGGCTCCGGCAAGACCACCTTGCTCGATGCGCTGCGCACCCTGTTCGGCCTCGATTGCTCGATGGGCCGCACCTACAAGCACTATGCGCGCCACTCGGGGCAGCAGACCGCGTGGATCCGTTCCGTGGTCGACAACAAGGCGGTGGGGCGCCAGCTGTCGAACCGGCCGTTCCGCAGTTCGGGCTTTTTCAGCGACGATGAAGTCACGCTGTTCTGCAAGATCGAAAAGAACGGCGGCGACTGGAAGCGCCAGTACCTTATGCGTCCGGGGAATATCCAGATCGAGGAAGTCAACGACGCCACCGACTGGCTCGGCGTCGAGAATTACCGCAAGCGCCTGCACAACGCCGGCCTGTCGCCGGCCATGGCCAAGGTACTGGCGCTGGAGCAGGGCGAAACCGACAAGCTGTGCGAATACGCGCCGCGCCAGCTGCTCGACCTGGTGTTCCAGGTCTTCGGCGACAAGGAAGTGCTGGACGCCTACGACGAAGCCAAGCGCCACCAGCGCGACACCGAGACGGAACTGAAGCGCTTCGAGAGCGAACTGGAAGCCTCGCGCACCAACCTGGAAGGCTTGCGCCTGCGCGTGGTCAATTACCACCAGTGGGAAGACCTGCACAAGGAACGGCGCAACCTGCTGGAAGAGGTTCTCCCGAGCCTCGAATACCATGAGGCGCGCGAAAAGGCGGCCGCGGGTAGCCGCGCGCTGCGCGACGCCCGCAAACCGATGGCGCAGGCCGACACGCAGCTGATCGAAAAGCGCAACGCGCTGGCGGCGCAGGCAAAAGCGCTGTCCGACGCGCAGCAGCAGGAAACGCTGCTGGAGCAGGAGGCGACGGTGCTGGGCAGCCGTTTGACCCAGGTCAACGCCAGGTTGAAACCGCTCGACAGCCTGCTCGAACAGAAGGAGCGCCTGCAAAAGCTGGCCGCCGATTCGGGCGCCGACATCGCCGAAGTGGCGGCCCAGCTGGACCAGAAAGAAGCCGAACTGGCACGCCAGCGCCAGTTGCGCGATGCGCTGGCCAGCCGCATCCTGACCGAAAAGTCGACCATCTCGGCCTTGCAGGGCAAGAGCGCCATGCCCGAGCCGGACGCCGTGCGCGGCATGCGCCGTGCGCTGCGCGACGACGGCATCCCGCACGCGATGCTGTCCGATATCGTCGAAGTGACCGATCCGAAGTGGCAGGGCGCCGTGGAAGGTGTGCTGGGCGGGTATGCCTCGGTGGTGCTGCTCGAACGCGCCAAGGATGCCGCGGCCGCGTACCGGCTGGCCGAGAAGGAGCGCTATCGCCACTTCATCGTCCCCGAATGCATCAAGGCACCCGCAGTAAAGGATGACAGCCTGTTGTCGGTGGTGCGTTTTTCGGCCGCCGCTCCGCCATGGCTGATCGACCAGCTGGCGCGCATCGAGCGGGTCGACTCGGTGGAGAAGGGCTTCAAGCTGCACAAGGACGCCGAGTGGATCACGCCGGACGCGTATCACCGCGAACGGCGCGGCGGCCGCTCGCTGTTCGTCGAAGTATCGCGCTACCGCTTCGGCACGGCCGGCCGCACCCAGCGCATGGAAGCGCTGCAAAAGTCCTTGCCGGCGCTGGAAGCGCAGGAAGACGCGTTCACGCTCGCCATCAGCAGGCTCGCTTATGAAGTGGGCGCGCTCAAGGCCCGCATCGCCGGGGTCGATGCGGCCAAGGAACTGGCCGCGCGCCAGGCCGAATTCGACGAAGCCTTGCGCGGCACGGTGCCGCTCAAGGCCGAGCGCCTGGAAGTCGGCGCGCGCCTGGGTGAACTGCAGGCATTGACGAAAGCGGCCACGGTGGCGCGCACGCGCGCCGACACCACATGGCAGAACGCGCGCATGTCCCTGTCGGAAGCCGAAGCCGGGCTGCGGCTCGGTCACAAGCGCCAGATCGAGCAGCGCGCCGACCACGCGCGCGCCTTGCTCGAACTGCGCCGCGCGTGGCGCCATCTGCCGCAAGGCTGGCGCCGTCCGGCGCGGCGCGCCTCGCTGGTGGCCGAACACCAGAATGCGCACCAGGTCGACCTGCGCGTCGCTTCGCTGGAACACAGTTTGGCGCGCGACGACTGGGAGCTCGACGCCACGGTCATCGACCAGCATCACCGCCTGAACGAGCAGTTGCAGGGCCGCCAGACCGAGACCGACGAGCGGCGCTACCAGAACAACCGCGCGATCGAAGCGACCGCCAATGCGCGCGGCGCGTACATCGAGCGGCTGCGCTACACCATCAAGACGTACAGCAAGAACATCAAGGAGCTGGGGGAACTGGCGGGCATCGAGGTGCATGCCGATCCGGTCAAGCTGGAGAATGAAGACGTGCAGCTGTCGCAGGCCGGCCTGCACGTGCGCTTCAAGTTCGACGGCAAGGACCAGATCGGGATGAACGACGGCGAAGCGTCAGGCGGGCAGCAGGTGATGAAGTCGCTGGTGCTGCTGATTGGTTTGCTCAAGTCGGAAGACGGGTCGGGCGGGTTTGTGTTCATCGATGAACCGTTTGCCCACCTGGATATCCGGAATATCCAGCTGGTGGGCGAGTTCCTCAAGAACACCGAGGCGCAGTATTTGATGACGACGCCGCTGACGCACAACACGGATGTGTACGACCCGTCGGAACTGACGCTCATCACCAGCAAGAAGAAGAAAGACATGCCGTGGGCGCAGCCGATTTTCGTGCTGCAGCGGCGCGTGACGCCTGCGGTGGCGGTTTGAGGGTATAGCTGCCTCCGCCGTTCCCGCCGCCACCTACGTCGTTTCAGCCACTAACCTCGTCGTTCCCGCGAAGGCGGGAACCCAAGTTTGTAGAGCAGCCCATGACTACAGCACGAACTTGGGTTCCCGCCTGCGCGGGAACGACGGAGGTGGCGGCGGGAACGGCGGTGGTGTCACAAAGACGATTATGCCGCGTTGACCGCCTTCTTCAACGCCCGGCGCCAGCGGATCAATCCCGCCGAATACGTCCCGAAATACCCCGCCGTCACTCCCAGCGCAATCAAGGTGATGAAACTGTCGGTGAACCCCGGCGTCGGCACATTGCTGCCCTGGTTCGCATAAATCTCCACCCCGATATACATCACGCGCGCGAAAAACAGCATCGCAATGACCATCCCCAGGCGTGCGTTCGGCGTGAAGTAGCAGGTATCGTTTTCAAACCTGGTCAGCCGCAGCCCCCAGATCCCGTACGCGATGCCGGCCGCCGTGCCCAGCGCCAGCCAGCCGAGCAGCACCGGCCGCGACATCACCTCCGACCCCGCCACCAGAATCATGGCCGCGAACACGCCCACCCCGGTGTAATGGCGCGAGACGATCGAGCGCTGGCGCATCATCATGGCCTTGAGGCGCTGATAGAAGCGCCACACCAGGAAAGGGGCGAGCACCAGCAGCGCGAGAGTGGTAATTGACATGGCGATTGTGATTCCGGTCCTGAAACACGCATTATAAACGCCCGCCGCACGCCGCCGATTCCACCCGCCGTGCATGGCATACGCCCCGTAAATACCGGAAAAGAGCGGATTGACAAGCCCGTCAGTAGTGCGCAAGATGGAGGATCGCCTTCACCCGAGACCCTTCCATGCGCCATCGCCTCCCTATGGTCCCGCTGACCATGTCCCTGCTCGCTGCCGCACCCAATGCGCATTCCCAGTACCAGCTGCCGCCGGCGCAGTTGCAGGCCATCGTGGATGCGCCGCGCGCCCCGGCGCTGGGCCTGTCGCCGCAGCGTAACCTGGCGATGATGGTCGATACGCCGGCCCTGCCCAGCATCGCGGAAGTGGCGCAGCCGGAACTGAAGCTGGCCGGCCTGCGCATCAATCCGCGCACCTATTCGCCGAGCCGCTTTTCCTTCGGCACGGGTCTCAAGCTGCTTGATATCGCGACCCAGAAGGAAATCAAGATCATGGGCTTGCCGCGCCAGCTGCGCCTGGCCGACAGCGCCTGGTCGCCCGACCAGCGCTACCTGGCCTTCACCCACGTCACCTACGCCGACCGCGATGGCGCGTCCGGCGTCGAACTGTGGCTGGTCGATATCAACACCCGCATCGCGCGGCGCCTGACCGCGCAGCCGCTGTCCTACCTGGACGGCTCGGGCTTTACCTGGATGCCGGACGCCAAAGGCCTGCTGCTGCACCTGAAACCCATCGGGCGCGGCAAGGCGCCGCAGTCGACCGGCGTGCCGGGCGGCCCGATTCTGCAGGACAGCCAGGTCAGCGTGGGCGCGCGCCAGCTGCGCACCTACCAGGATTTGCTGAAAAATGAAGAAGACGCGCGTCTGTTCGAGCACTATGCCAGCTCGCAGCTGGCGCTGGTCGACCTGTCGGGCAAGCTGCGCCTGATCGGCAATCCCGAATTGTTCACCAACGTGTCGGTGGCCCCCAACGGCAAGCTGCTGCTGGCCTCCGTGCTGCAGCGCCCCTTCTCGTACGTGGTGCCGGCATCGGCCTTTCCGCGCCGCGTCGACGTGCGCGATTTGAGCGGCAAGCCCGTGCACCTGGTGGTCGAGAAGCCGCTTGAAGAAGGCCTGCCACCGGGGAACGATGCCGTTTCCGCCGGCGTGCGCAAGGTCAGCTGGCGCGTCGACGCCCCGGCCACCCTGGTCTGGGCCGAAGCCCAGGATGGGGGCGATCCGGCCAAGGCGGCCGAAGTGCGCGACATCGTGTATTCGCACGCCGCGCCCTTCGCCGGCGAGCCGAAGGTGCTGGCCAGGCTCGGTTCGCGCTACGACCGCGTGGTCTGGGGCAATGGCGATGTCGCCCTGCTGGGCGAAGGCTGGTACAAGACGCGCGCCGTCAAGATCTGGCGCATCCAGCCGGAGCACGACACGGTGGCGCCCGAGCTGCTGTTCTCCTACTCGGCCGAAGACCGCTACAACAATCCCGGTTCGCCCGTGACAATGCCCGACAGCGCGGGCCGTCCGCGCCTGGTGCTGGGGGCCGATTCGACCATCCTGCTAGGTGGCAGCGGCGCCTCGAACGAAGGCGACCGTCCGTTCCTGGACCGCTTCAACCTGACCACCAAGGCCAAGGAGCGCCTGTTCCAGAGCGAGGCGCCGTATTACGAGAGCATCGTGACGGTGCTCAGCGACGATGGCACGCGCCTGCTGACCACGCGCGAGTCGCCCACCGAGCGCCCCAACTTTTATGTGCGCGACCTGAACCGCAGCGGCGCGGCGCAACTGACGGCGCTGACCAATTTCCCGCATCCGACCCCGCAGTTGAAAGACGTGCAGAAGGAGCAGATCCGCTACAAGCGCGCCGACGGCGTCGACCTGACCGCCACGCTGATGCTGCCGCCGAACTACGAAGCGAAGCGCGACGGCCCGCTGCCGCTGCTGATGTGGGCTTATCCCCAGGACTTCAAGAGCGCCAGCGCGGCCAGCCAGACTACCGGCTCGCCATTCCGTTTCAATGCGATCAGCTACTGGGGCCCGGCGCCGATGCTGGCGATGGGCTACGCGGTGCTCGATAACCCGTCGATGCCGATCGTCGGCGCCGGCGACGCTGAACCGAACGACAGCTATCTGCCGCAGCTGGTCGCCAACGCCGAAGCGGCGGTGGCCGAAGTGGTGCGGCGCGGCGTGGCCGAGCGCCACCGCATCGCCATCGGCGGGCACTCGTACGGCGCCTTCATGACCGGCAACCTGCTGGCCCACACGCGCCTGTTCAAGGCCGGCGTGGCGCGCAGCGGCGCCTATAACCGCACGCTTACCCCGTTCGGCTTCCAGTCCGAGGAGCGCGAGTTCTGGAAGGCGAAGGAGGTGTACCAGGCCATGTCGCCGTTTAATAACGCGGACAAGATCAAGGATGCGCTGCTGCTGATCCACGGCGAGCAGGATAACAATTCGGGCACCTTCCCGATGCAGAGCGAGCGCATGTTC of the Massilia violaceinigra genome contains:
- a CDS encoding tetratricopeptide repeat-containing response regulator, whose translation is MIVDPKPTANLATSIQLVDWAGKNYLVVDDFIGIRQLLRESLRNLGAKNIDQASSGGEAIAMLARIRYDVVLCDYNLGEGKNGQQVLEEARVRNLLLPSSVWLMVSAEKGIESVMGAAEHQPDAYLIKPITEGVLLTRLNRVWQKKQVFKQIDQAFAEKDYLRAAKMCDSQIVASKVHEMELLRMKARLMLKSGEPEKARETYERVLQERDYQWAKAGLAKIRMANGEYEQARQMFQGVIAENRYYIDAYDQLALTYQGMGQHEEACAVLERAAKLSPNSVMRQRSLGQVSLKLGNVAMAEKAFRKCISIGEYSVMKTVDAYLGLARVCGLKHDTKEAMQLLVLAQREFPGEQIQLRSKITEGMVYHESGDFQRARKAGDELDEMLIGSSERPDTPTCLELATLLFFVGHRESPVELLCYVIKNNHDNLQLLDDVQKIFDHVHMGDEGLALIRSSRKEASDLMNQGVSLWKTGKLPEAVAWMRSARMSLPNNLRILFNSAQILISHMQQLGYDPALAAEATEVLLHVDKILPGQQRFAQLMEQLAALAPGAGAEADGVDPG
- a CDS encoding PhaM family polyhydroxyalkanoate granule multifunctional regulatory protein; this translates as MLKPPMPNIPGVGAVTDTLDFVKNLWGSMAVPGMSFPNMAMPPVSLDELDKKIADLKAVEAWLNINVSMLRGTIQTMEVQRGTIATLKSMGATLAAAVKQPGADEKSVLAAAPFASAFFTQPAPAKAPAPEPAKEQKDAPPANAMSNPVAWWNMLQEQFNQAVTTAMTPEAGTEKAGDAAGNAAPSAARPSAADAANASQGEPESEAKAATRRAKPKTGA
- a CDS encoding DUF3108 domain-containing protein, translating into MTIASFLSRRRRALAIGTATVLLHYLAISFVGARIGPAPATAPDPEPVTIVAQLHAPAPVAAPLPPPKPTPKPAAARPRAPARSTPVPAAPVAEVNSEAEAGGAGDAADAAPAPVQASVAEVAPAVELAPEPPPVAEAAPAEPVKPALKVSLPPSAELNFDVARTDRDGGTWSGLSTISWKQAGGAYKLSMEASVSVLVARVNLVLLTSEGTVGADGIVPRTATEKRRGKTQTATHFGGADGKITFSASERSYPMVAGAQDKASFLLQLAAIGRADSAQLASGVELFVGEEKDANPFGFVLVGKEEIDTRMGRMATWHVARPPRPGAYNSRLDIWLAPAHNWYPVQIRNTESNGSVTTQTIRKILITDSGN
- a CDS encoding DUF3108 domain-containing protein translates to MRPTLLTHLLGGAVLAGTFSGASVFAGEHEAQLRPVNMPPSADLHYTLKARQKGLSLSGEAQVAWRAGEGKYSLVTETKAQMLGKILDSRSEGKIDNYGIAPDQFVEKRYRKEATTATFDRAAKILSFSAGKETYPLLGGEQDRSSAQWQLAALARAQPDKFTPGSEWRLFVAGRKDAQPWSFKVVKREKIATGLGEVEAVHLIKAPPPGAKDQAIDLWLAPAHDWYPVQLRYSDEEGEFIEQTVDKISKK